The Bacillus rossius redtenbacheri isolate Brsri chromosome 5, Brsri_v3, whole genome shotgun sequence region ATTAGTTTGGTACATATTGTGAATTAAATTAGAATTCCAACCATGATGAAATAAATTCCTTTCAAAATCAGATAAATTTTTGGTGTTGTGTAAAGTATGCTAGAATATTTAGATTTTTAGTTTACTGGataatacataaaacaatttattttggaaTATCACATACTAaactttagttatttttttattctagtgtATTAGAAAATAAACAATAACTTTGTACTGCAGAGTACCCTACAAATCAGTCATTATGTTTCTGTTACAGTAATagctatttaatataaatttatttattactttaacggaccTCTTGTCAACCGACTTTAATAGAAATTTCAAAGAGTGCCCAAACCTTTACTGTTGCAGACATTTCTTAACACTTAGCTCAGAGAGAGACTTAAACAGAATACTTAATTATGTCGCTCCCACAGACTTAGTTTTAGAGGATATTAACTTCCTCATTTTTTGTAGCTCCAGGATGAAACTTGAACTGTACATTTTAAACACTTCTAGCTGCGAACTCATTTTCCAAGGGTCACCACAACTCTTGTGAGCCTGACTGCATTTTTAACTAGCGACCTGTTGCCGCTGAGGGGCAGCACCTCCCTCCAGTGTGAGCCCTGTTCAAAGGCTTAGGTCCCGCTTTCAAACCTGCCCCTTTCCCTGTCGTTCCAGAACTGTCTGGCGTCGCCGCGCCCAAATTTCGCAACCAGGACCCAGGCTAGCTTTATTAGAGACCCGTTTTGCCAGCGCCCCACGGGAGCGGTGCGCTCGGGTTCACGTGGCCTGGGAACCTCGGCAAACGGTTGTGACATGGTGTATAGCTATGCAGACACCGCCTCCTTGGAATGTGTTGCGCTTGCGCTGCAGACGCCCGCGTTTGCCGAATGCTCCCGTAACCTGCGTGCGCCACCATGTGACTGTGGGAACCACGCAGAGCCCAGACATTGAAACCAAAAATTCAAATTCTGCTACACAAAAATTTCTGGTTTGTGACAATATAATGACAATATAATGGGTATGCAATTGTATGTAATTGCTATTGCATGTTTTTTATGCCCATTATATAACACTTGGGAAATgtctttgaaaaatatttgtgacagaaaaataaatccAAACTAGGTAtagtgtttaattttaattttatagaaaTAGCCCCTAACTTGTAttaatgacgagaaaataaaaaatcaacaagGTGAGTGCGACCTCGCCTTATATATACACACTCACATGAAATTATTTTGCATCAAATATATAgtaattttgtacattattttaaataaatttaaaatgtagccATATTTAAATGTTcatagtagaattttttttactaaataagaattttttgaatggtttttatgaattttaaggCAAATATTTAGTCAGCTGtcgcatgtactgaaagcatgaattGTGTGTACAGTATTGGATCAACCATTCGCACATAGCATTTGTCTTCAAACTccttatttttaacatttctttcataaataaatataattggtTCCCCGCAGCCTAGTTTCTGgtcataattttatatgtattttaaatttttaatttttatactcttTATGTGGTTCAtgtttcacaaaatgaaaaatacacaGATAGTATCCTTTTccataattatctgccaaagttaAAGTTTTGACATTTTGGGCCATATAAATAGACAGTAAAACAGACTgctaaactaaaaatatttatgttcaaatGCCAATTTACTGGCTAGGACTACTTTAAGGAATGGTTTGAAtgcctttcagattttttttttatgttacttgGCTGTCAAATTCATTGCAAATTTGAATTTGTTGAAAGTCTGGGTAGAATTAAATAGATTTTTCTGGAAGGAATTGTATTTCTATCATGGGGTAGCCAGGAACATTGCTTTCAAATCTAAAAAATCTCAGTTCTGTAATCTGTTTAATTCTTTATTTGTATGATTCACTTCCAAATCATTATAAATAGAACTTTGTAGCTAATTATGGGAAAAGTATATACCTACTAAACAGTGCTTAAAGTAACTATAAAATAAAGACATAAAATGGGATGCACACCTTCAATAACTTAACATAATAAGTAATTTCCATAGTATATGAGTACATAGTAATTAAATTACATCATACTTGTTTTTAGTCCATAGTGTAAGGCCTTTATATTCTTTTCATGTTTAGCACGCACACCTTTGTAAAAAATGTGTGTATGGtcaaaatgatttttaataacAGTACATACTACAAAcgtatactaaaaaaaaagacCAGAAACTTGTtaattcttacattaatttttttttcttttttcaaatttttatttcagttaataCTGTCTCAATTTGATTTTAGTGACTTTTTGGACATCTAAACTATAAATATTACAATGATGCATGTAAAAATGACATGTTCCATAACCTTGTGGTACCTACCATAATCAAAGGCTCAACGgaacaaaagaataaataatggtGTGTTCTGTGTTGTAGGAATTGAAGAAATTACCATCGATGAGCCAGCTACAAATAATTTCTTACCTGAAGAACGTCAAACAGATTCTTCCTCGTTCATCGTGATAGTGGATGATGGAGACGAGCCTCAAGATGTGTTGGGAACCCCCACCAGTGCTGCCACTATTGCAGCAAAGTTTTCACTCTCGTCACCTGTCAATGCGGGTGGTGTTGCTGACGAAGCGCAACCTTCCATGTTGTCCGCAGAGGATGGAAAAAATGACAAGTCGCAAAGTTTGTCCACCAACAATCTCATGGCTACCAGAATCTCGGATGAGGAGAAGTCTTTCTACAAAGAAATGTTTAAAGGTGCTGTTTTTTAGCTTAACCTTTTAACAAAATCAAACGGCACAATCGTaacgcatgtcctcaacctgTGCTTGCACCTCCGcacttgccctttttttttttttttttttccccagtagaGCTCTATTAGCGACCaccttaatttttactttaacGTGTTGctattatttttaagactttatgttggatttgtgattaaaatattttgatttttatctgggttttttttgtcttaaaattccatgtagatacagagaaaatacatgaTGCAGCTCTCTAAAAAATTGGAGGTTCTGTTaacttaatatttggctcatctccctcgaaagtctgccgacccctgcCCTGGTGAAATGACTACTTGTGTCGGTTTTCCCCACGTGCAAAACCTTGAGCTTCAGGCTTCCCCCGACACAGTATTGTTGGAAACATTGCACCATTTGCCCGTTCATTTACtgctgtaaaatttttttaattataattatatctaTGAAGCAGCTGTTTATCTCAATGTTAGCACTTAATTactccattttgtttttatcgaCTACGTTTTTCGTTTCGTTTAACTCACATTAAGTATTTACTCAATTAAGTTATGGCCCTGTCagctaaaatattatttctaGAAAAtgtgagggattttttttttgcagaatttctGTAGCCACCCTGATTCATGTTTAAACAGTTTTGACATTTGAAAATATGGTAAAATTGCTAATCCCTAGGAGCATGTATtttttgcgggaaaaaaaatctaaccatccattagactgcagtaaggtagGCCTGATTTCACTATTGTTCCTTtggtctgcaagagaagccattgcatTAATTAGCCAGGCCATTCAGTATGAatttgcttccacactggatggctgtgattggtgtgccgacagaaGACGTGCATCTTAAGTGAACACAGACAATCCTACAAAGATTTAACGCACAAAATACATGGGCCTACTAGTTATAACGAGCCCATTTGAAGACCTATcattaggggcatgcaaatttcgcgaaaaagattacgagactagctgaaagttaaaaaaaactgtagtatcatctgtgtttcgtgatcgggtgagtttccCCCCAGCTACATATCGGTTGTAACAACGCCGATCACAGTAAGACAGTGCGGAAGCAaccgcgtcccgagtggctcggtcaaacaagggaacgacttctctctgcagacggccgccagtcacaaggaagaaaccacaggtgcggctacaccttgttgcagtctaataggcgttcagatcttttcgcgaaaaatgcctgcccctacctgtCACTGTAATTGTCCCGGGACTGAGCAGCGACCGGTGCCGTTGCAGACCCGTCGGCCGTCTGCAAGATGCGCCTGCACTGCACTGCCTGCGACCGGCACATGGGCCTGTCGACCAAGACGGTGGTGTTCAGCCACCGCATCATGCGGGTGCTGCTGTGCCAGCGCTGCTACCTGTTCTACGACACTGGCGAGTTCCAGCAGGGCGACGACGGCAGCGACATGTTCTGCCGCTGGTGCGGCCAGGGCGGGCGGCTCATCTGCTGCAGCCTCTGCAGCAACGTCTTCTGCGAGGTGCAGAAGTTATTCTACGttttatttttcaagtgaaacttctttgcaattcagatcgcatgaggggaatagttaggtacatggtgggggaactaGAAGGGAAGGAGATGGCAGGCAAGATGTAGAAATTATGacagcatacttgcatacttgtataaCTTcacactttcaatttttttttatctgtgacctCGGGCAGAGATAAtatttcctatacctaataatataacgAGCTAGAAGTTTCACTTAATGTCATTCGTGAACTCCACAACTacacgcacacttttttttattgcatcactTTTAAGAACCATAATTGCAGATTAAGCAGAGACTTGGACTGTATCTAAAAGAGATGCCGGGAAGATCAGAGTAATAGGAATGAAGTTTATGAGGAGAGACAGGATCAGGAAGGAGATAGTATGGAGCAGGAGTACAGTACTTGAATAGCATCATTGAAAAAGCGAGAATGAGATGGTATGTCCATGcccagagaatgggaaaagagaggctgcctaggaaaatgatggcATTGAAGTACACGGGAAGAAgaccccaaggaagaccaaggaggagaTAGGAAGAGCAGATAGAGttcaggagagaggagaagactggaataaaGTGAAAAATAAAGAATGGTGGAAGGATAGAGAAAGATAAAGGCATTTTAATTGGTTGACTTGGCCACAGGCTGGAAATGATGAATTTGAACTTCAGATTAATCAAATTGAGAAATACCTTTGTGTTTCTTAGATAATGTTCTTAGCATATAGGGGCACTAAgctatatgtatttaatttataattatatatctcAGGTGTAATTTTCGAAGATCAATATCTTATTTCGGGTTCTGCTGTGGAGCTCTCTCTCTTCTCTCGTTGGCGTCAGGTCTAGATGCTGCTGGTTTAATTACCAAGCTGTTATTTCAGCTAGCATGCCACTGAATATGTGAGAGCGAGTGTGAGCTTGTTGCTATTGAAACCAATACTGTATGTATTAGGTGTGTGATTTACCCCTGCATAAAGTTTTTGGTCAGGTCTATAGGGTTcaatttgtatttaataaaatacaaatgatttaatgaaactaaatttattcattaattaGCAATGACTATGATTCTAATCCGGCTAGTGCAAGGATCATTTTCACGTAGgtatttaaaatatacttaatataCTAGAAGACAGCCCTAGTTAAATGAGATTTTAATTGCCATTTTGAtggaaattgaatcatttgtaaCCTTTATATTTGATAATGCAAGAGGGCACACAATGAAATGCCGGAACAAGCTGTGTGGAGTCGGGAATAATCTTCTTGTATGTCACACCTCCAGGTGGTACTCAGCTACACTGGAAACTGGAGGGCTTTGCTGAAAATGCAAACCATACAAAAATGCAAAGGCCATCAGGAACTGGATCGAAGATTGGCATCCCTATGGTCGTGAAAAGTTTATAGTCAAATTGGATCTTACCAAACGTCTGAAATATTCTTTATGGAGTACTGAAACCGTCGTCTCGACGCACTAGATGTACAAAAGCTACAGACGCGGAAGTGTTTCACAAAGGCGTCGTAACTCTCTATTTCTGTCAGAAAATACTATCTCAAGACTTTCAAAAGATGGATCTCTATCTAATTAAAATGCGGGTGACACGCATCTTCGGCCACTTGAGCGGGCAACCAAGGAATTGGCAAGCCCCAGCCCGA contains the following coding sequences:
- the LOC134531881 gene encoding uncharacterized protein LOC134531881 isoform X2; translated protein: MESEDFIPMESLLEVSLVEGGQQICANEGIEEITIDEPATNNFLPEERQTDSSSFIVIVDDGDEPQDVLGTPTSAATIAAKFSLSSPVNAGGVADEAQPSMLSAEDGKNDKSQSLSTNNLMATRISDEEKSFYKEMFKDPSAVCKMRLHCTACDRHMGLSTKTVVFSHRIMRVLLCQRCYLFYDTGEFQQGDDGSDMFCRWCGQGGRLICCSLCSNVFCEKCISRNFGTTQLRRIKKADDWFCFVCNLKSLWPARATCAELKKAVAELKSHSFHTPRWAAPLAQLSPQHPSWVSVAGLRRRTPPLPTLALRRGSARLLTRNFARDSAAPATLSPGNSATGELLTEHSELTPLSRPPSSF
- the LOC134531881 gene encoding DNA (cytosine-5)-methyltransferase 3C isoform X3, which codes for MESEDFIPMESLLEVSLVEGGQQICANEGIEEITIDEPATNNFLPEERQTDSSSFIVIVDDGDEPQDVLGTPTSAATIAAKFSLSSPVNAGGVADEAQPSMLSAEDGKNDKSQSLSTNNLMATRISDEEKSFYKEMFKDPSAVCKMRLHCTACDRHMGLSTKTVVFSHRIMRVLLCQRCYLFYDTGEFQQGDDGSDMFCRWCGQGGRLICCSLCSNVFCEKCISRNFGTTQLRRIKKADDWFCFVCNLKSLWPARATCAELKKAVAELKRSASVMKPSS